A genomic segment from Comamonas terrigena NBRC 13299 encodes:
- a CDS encoding DNA alkylation repair protein yields the protein MSQTIRTGATRAADIPRDMLHALSHGELESATLAECLAIDQAVLARAVFPGLAPSALHAIDAACQLGVLKRMARIGAILLEALGTEGLTQCQAHGADMVRGWACFMIGAQPGLDVKARLAAIRPLADDAHFGVREWAWMAVRPYLVAELPTALAHLMPWTQAPSERIRRFACEVLRPRGVWSTHIDALKKMPGQALPLLSALRADPSAYVQDSVANWLNDAAKDQPDWVRATCAQWLEHAPTGATQRICQRALRNLR from the coding sequence ATGAGCCAGACCATCCGAACCGGCGCAACGCGCGCGGCCGACATTCCCCGGGATATGCTGCATGCGCTCTCGCATGGGGAATTGGAAAGCGCCACCTTGGCGGAATGCCTGGCCATCGATCAGGCCGTGCTGGCACGGGCGGTCTTTCCGGGGCTGGCGCCTTCTGCGCTGCACGCCATTGATGCCGCCTGCCAACTGGGCGTGCTCAAGCGCATGGCCCGCATCGGTGCAATCCTGCTGGAGGCGCTGGGCACAGAGGGTCTCACCCAGTGCCAGGCACACGGCGCGGACATGGTGCGCGGCTGGGCGTGCTTCATGATCGGCGCTCAGCCCGGACTGGATGTGAAAGCTCGGCTAGCCGCCATCCGCCCGCTGGCAGATGACGCGCATTTTGGGGTGCGCGAATGGGCCTGGATGGCCGTGCGGCCGTACCTGGTGGCAGAGTTACCTACAGCCCTGGCCCATCTGATGCCATGGACGCAGGCCCCGTCGGAGCGCATCCGGCGTTTCGCGTGCGAGGTGCTGCGCCCCCGCGGCGTGTGGAGCACCCACATCGACGCGCTCAAAAAGATGCCCGGCCAAGCGCTGCCGTTGCTGTCTGCGCTGCGTGCCGACCCATCCGCCTATGTGCAGGACTCGGTCGCCAACTGGCTCAATGACGCAGCCAAGGATCAGCCCGACTGGGTGCGCGCCACCTGCGCCCAATGGCTGGAACACGCCCCCACCGGCGCCACACAGCGCATCTGCCAACGCGCCCTGCGCAATCTCCGCTGA
- a CDS encoding MarR family winged helix-turn-helix transcriptional regulator — protein MQLEQKYLALIDEAQRRKLPDVDGIQLCFQVLSLSAHIDRDCATLLAPHGLSEGRFVLLFLLDAAPDGLAPNVLAERAGVTRATVTGLLDGLEREQLVARHANAKDRRALCIRLTPKGKQLASTVIAQHGQWIASLFGHLSTTERQQLTSLLGKVAGRLASTAP, from the coding sequence ATGCAGCTGGAGCAGAAGTACCTGGCACTCATCGACGAAGCGCAAAGGCGCAAGCTGCCGGATGTGGATGGCATCCAGCTGTGCTTCCAGGTGCTGTCGCTGTCGGCCCATATCGACCGGGACTGTGCAACCCTGCTCGCCCCCCATGGCCTGTCCGAGGGGCGGTTTGTGCTGCTGTTCCTGCTGGATGCGGCACCTGACGGGCTCGCACCCAACGTGCTGGCCGAACGCGCCGGGGTCACCCGTGCCACCGTGACCGGCCTGCTCGACGGGCTGGAGCGCGAGCAACTGGTTGCACGCCACGCCAATGCCAAGGACCGCCGCGCACTGTGCATCCGGCTGACTCCCAAAGGCAAGCAGCTGGCCAGCACCGTCATCGCCCAGCATGGCCAATGGATCGCCAGCCTGTTCGGCCACCTGTCCACCACCGAACGCCAGCAGCTGACCAGCTTGCTGGGCAAGGTGGCGGGCCGTCTGGCGAGTACCGCACCATGA
- a CDS encoding aminoglycoside phosphotransferase family protein: MSDVHLFAPYLQRWSVEVAGDPFSTHTSDLLPVRLTGAGPGRPAMIKITRSLDEQIGGQVLQWWGGEGAARVYARDEDTGTLLMERAIGSRHLLRMALEGEDDAATANICYVIGQLHAQRCSAPTDQLQSLGQFFRSLAPMAQQEGGLMAECAMVADALLSEPREQVVLHGDAHHSNILDFGGRGWLAIDPKCVIGERYYDYANVLCNPDLKTCTDPLRFARQLDLVTGVGGLECQRLLRWVMAQAALSAAWFLEDGGRPQGEKQLAVARLAQLALR, encoded by the coding sequence ATGTCCGACGTCCATCTCTTCGCACCCTATCTCCAACGTTGGAGCGTAGAGGTGGCTGGTGATCCTTTCTCCACCCACACCAGTGATCTGCTGCCGGTGCGTCTCACAGGGGCGGGGCCAGGACGGCCTGCGATGATCAAAATCACGCGCAGCCTGGACGAGCAGATCGGCGGCCAAGTGCTGCAATGGTGGGGCGGTGAAGGCGCGGCGCGGGTCTATGCCCGTGACGAAGACACGGGAACGCTGCTGATGGAGCGTGCCATCGGCTCCAGGCATTTGCTGCGCATGGCTTTGGAAGGCGAGGATGATGCCGCGACGGCCAACATCTGTTACGTCATAGGCCAGTTGCATGCCCAGAGATGCTCAGCACCGACGGACCAGCTGCAGTCGCTGGGACAGTTCTTCAGATCGCTGGCACCGATGGCACAGCAGGAGGGGGGCCTGATGGCCGAATGTGCCATGGTGGCCGATGCGCTGCTGAGTGAACCACGGGAGCAGGTTGTGCTGCACGGCGATGCGCACCACAGCAACATCCTCGATTTTGGCGGGCGTGGATGGCTGGCGATAGATCCCAAGTGCGTCATTGGGGAGCGGTACTACGACTACGCCAATGTGCTGTGCAACCCGGATCTCAAGACTTGTACCGACCCGCTGCGCTTTGCCCGGCAGCTCGATTTAGTCACCGGTGTCGGTGGTTTGGAATGCCAGCGCTTGCTCAGATGGGTGATGGCCCAGGCCGCGCTGTCGGCAGCCTGGTTCCTGGAAGACGGAGGGCGCCCCCAGGGCGAAAAGCAGTTGGCCGTTGCACGTCTGGCTCAATTGGCCCTGCGCTGA
- a CDS encoding NADP-dependent oxidoreductase, protein MKALTFQRYGKSPEIGITELPRPTLQPDELLVQVHAAGLNPIDNMITTGIFKAVLPFQLPATMGSDLAGVVVEVGRDVTRFKPGDAVFASIFDQGTGSLAEFAVVPQNLAAPKPANLDFVQAASVPMVGLTSWQALKERAQLKQGQKVFIPAGSGGIGTFAIQLAKHLGAHVGTTTSTGNVPLVTHLGADEVVDYTNQAFEQVLRGYHVVLGTIRGDALEKSVGILKPGGQIISLIGPLDAAFARTRELNFVLRLIFGLMSRKIIRKASAHGVGYSFLFVRPDGEQLDRIGELLSAGHISPVIDKVFPWEQAQQALAYLAQGRAKGKVVVQIK, encoded by the coding sequence ATGAAAGCCCTCACCTTCCAACGCTATGGCAAGTCGCCAGAGATCGGCATCACCGAGCTGCCCCGCCCCACGCTACAGCCCGACGAGCTGCTGGTCCAAGTACATGCAGCCGGACTGAACCCCATCGACAACATGATTACGACCGGCATCTTCAAAGCCGTACTCCCATTCCAGCTGCCCGCTACCATGGGCAGCGATCTGGCGGGCGTGGTGGTGGAAGTGGGCCGCGACGTCACGCGCTTCAAGCCCGGCGATGCAGTGTTTGCCAGCATCTTTGACCAGGGAACCGGATCGCTCGCCGAATTTGCGGTGGTCCCCCAAAACCTGGCCGCACCCAAACCTGCCAATCTCGATTTCGTGCAGGCCGCATCGGTTCCGATGGTGGGGCTAACCTCCTGGCAAGCGCTGAAAGAGCGCGCCCAGCTGAAGCAAGGTCAGAAGGTGTTTATTCCTGCCGGCTCCGGCGGCATTGGTACGTTTGCGATTCAGCTGGCCAAGCACCTGGGCGCCCACGTGGGCACCACCACCAGCACCGGAAACGTCCCCCTGGTCACGCACCTGGGCGCAGACGAAGTGGTTGACTACACAAACCAGGCGTTCGAGCAAGTACTGCGCGGATACCACGTGGTCCTGGGAACCATCCGCGGGGATGCGCTGGAAAAATCGGTCGGCATCCTGAAGCCGGGCGGGCAAATCATCTCGCTCATCGGCCCTCTGGACGCCGCCTTTGCGCGCACCCGGGAGTTGAACTTTGTGCTCCGGCTGATTTTTGGCCTGATGAGCCGGAAGATCATCCGCAAGGCATCTGCGCATGGCGTGGGCTACTCCTTCCTGTTTGTGCGGCCGGACGGTGAGCAACTGGACAGGATTGGGGAACTGCTCAGCGCCGGGCATATCAGCCCGGTCATCGACAAGGTGTTTCCATGGGAGCAGGCCCAGCAGGCCTTGGCGTATCTTGCGCAAGGCCGCGCCAAAGGCAAAGTCGTGGTGCAGATCAAGTAA
- a CDS encoding SDR family NAD(P)-dependent oxidoreductase, translating to MTTLPTVLITGASSGIGATYAERFARRGHPLVLVARDQARMELLATRLRAEAQVAVDVLPADLTQQADLARVEARLREDASIGILVNNAGMGQSGAFVQQSPDSIDRLVMLNTTVPTRLAAAVAPRFAQAGQGAIVNIGSVVGFAPELGMTIYGATKAFVLFLSQGLHVELGAKGVYVQAVLPAATRTEIWSRSGVDINTLPEVMEVGELVDAALVGFDRKELVTIPPLHVAQRWDGLNQARQGLMSDIRQAHAAERYQPQA from the coding sequence ATGACCACCCTGCCTACCGTCCTCATCACCGGCGCATCCTCCGGCATCGGCGCCACCTACGCAGAACGCTTTGCCCGCCGCGGCCATCCGCTTGTGCTGGTGGCCCGCGACCAGGCCCGCATGGAACTGCTGGCCACCCGCCTGCGCGCAGAAGCCCAGGTCGCGGTCGATGTGCTGCCCGCCGACCTCACCCAGCAAGCCGACCTGGCCAGGGTGGAGGCGCGCCTGCGCGAAGACGCCTCCATCGGCATCCTGGTCAACAACGCGGGCATGGGGCAATCCGGCGCCTTCGTCCAGCAAAGCCCCGACAGCATCGACCGCCTGGTGATGCTCAACACCACCGTGCCAACCCGGCTGGCGGCCGCTGTCGCGCCGCGTTTTGCACAAGCGGGCCAGGGCGCCATCGTCAACATCGGATCGGTCGTGGGCTTCGCGCCGGAGCTGGGCATGACCATCTACGGCGCCACCAAGGCCTTTGTGCTGTTCCTGTCACAGGGGTTGCATGTGGAACTGGGCGCCAAGGGCGTCTACGTGCAGGCGGTGCTGCCGGCCGCCACCCGCACGGAAATCTGGAGCCGCTCCGGCGTTGACATCAACACCCTGCCGGAGGTGATGGAAGTCGGTGAGCTTGTGGACGCAGCACTCGTGGGCTTTGACCGCAAGGAACTGGTGACCATTCCACCACTGCATGTCGCGCAGCGCTGGGATGGACTGAACCAGGCGCGCCAGGGCCTGATGTCCGACATCCGCCAGGCCCATGCCGCAGAGCGTTACCAGCCACAGGCCTGA